The Mixta hanseatica genome includes a region encoding these proteins:
- a CDS encoding glycerol-3-phosphate dehydrogenase/oxidase, with protein MRKQEVVVKRSRQEKLAALRQRNRAPVLIVGGGINGISTFRELALQGVPVVLIEKDDWCQAASGALSRMIHGGLRYLETGEFDLVKESVQERDRLLKNAPHYVSPLRTTVPIDSWGGGLINASKRFLRLGEKPTRRGALLIKTGLALYDLYTRQQGSMPRHRLNNTAETRARWPGFAVWVKYSATYYDAWIKAPERLGVELVLDAEQSNSEALALNYVSLVASDGERVTLRDNLTNTLFTLEPHAIVNATGAWIDQINQQLAPADPRKLIGGTKGSHLIIDSPALLAELRDEMVYYENQDGRVCIMFPWYGKVLVGSTDIRVDDPENIACTPEEQRYILESLHFVFPHINVGAEDVLYTFAGVRPLPASDTEVSGRITRNHSLVYFPPDASRDFSILNLVGGKWTTFRRFGEQAADRVLKLLGEKRRRSTVDMAIGGGRNFPCRERLPVWIHELSDKYQLTEARVAQLVDRYGTRAELLLRLITAEDEQPLQHHAGYSDAELRWLMQEEQVVMLEDLLLRRTALGISGQLTPPLMAEIAHLMAEEMQWSDAHRQQQLEMTLSRLARLHGVSGLRLACQSQPAGEMHVG; from the coding sequence ATGCGGAAACAGGAAGTGGTGGTGAAGCGTAGCCGACAGGAAAAGCTCGCTGCGCTGCGCCAGCGCAATCGCGCCCCGGTGTTGATTGTCGGTGGCGGCATTAACGGTATCAGCACCTTTCGCGAGCTGGCGTTGCAGGGCGTGCCGGTGGTGCTGATTGAAAAAGATGACTGGTGTCAGGCAGCCAGCGGCGCGCTGTCGCGCATGATCCACGGCGGCCTGCGCTACCTGGAGACGGGCGAATTCGATCTGGTGAAAGAGTCGGTGCAGGAGCGTGACCGACTACTGAAAAACGCCCCGCACTATGTTTCTCCGCTACGCACCACGGTACCGATCGACAGCTGGGGCGGCGGCCTGATTAACGCCAGCAAGCGTTTTCTGCGCCTGGGTGAAAAGCCGACCCGCCGTGGCGCGCTGCTGATAAAAACCGGCCTCGCGCTGTACGACCTCTATACGCGCCAGCAGGGCAGCATGCCGCGCCATCGCCTGAACAATACCGCCGAGACCCGCGCTCGCTGGCCCGGCTTTGCCGTCTGGGTGAAATACAGCGCCACTTATTATGATGCGTGGATCAAAGCGCCGGAGCGGCTGGGCGTCGAGCTGGTATTGGATGCGGAGCAGAGCAACAGCGAGGCGCTGGCGCTTAACTACGTCAGCCTGGTGGCAAGCGACGGCGAGCGGGTTACGCTGCGCGATAACCTGACCAATACGCTATTTACCCTTGAACCACACGCGATCGTGAATGCGACCGGCGCCTGGATCGATCAGATCAACCAGCAGCTGGCCCCCGCCGATCCGCGCAAGCTGATCGGCGGCACTAAAGGATCGCATCTGATCATCGACAGCCCGGCGCTGCTGGCCGAGCTGCGAGATGAAATGGTCTATTACGAAAACCAGGACGGCCGCGTCTGCATTATGTTTCCCTGGTACGGCAAAGTGCTGGTGGGATCCACCGATATCCGGGTCGACGATCCGGAGAATATCGCCTGCACGCCGGAAGAACAGCGCTATATCCTGGAGTCGCTGCACTTTGTTTTCCCGCATATCAACGTCGGCGCCGAAGATGTGCTCTATACCTTCGCCGGCGTGCGTCCGCTGCCCGCCAGCGATACGGAAGTCAGCGGCCGTATTACGCGCAACCACTCGCTGGTCTATTTTCCGCCGGATGCCAGCCGCGATTTTTCCATCCTGAATCTGGTCGGCGGCAAGTGGACCACCTTCCGCCGCTTCGGGGAACAGGCGGCGGATCGGGTGTTGAAGCTGTTGGGCGAAAAACGCCGACGCAGCACCGTAGATATGGCGATCGGCGGCGGCCGTAATTTCCCCTGCCGCGAACGTCTGCCGGTGTGGATCCACGAGCTTAGCGACAAATATCAGCTGACGGAAGCGCGCGTGGCTCAGCTGGTGGATCGCTACGGCACCCGCGCCGAGCTGCTGTTGCGCCTGATCACCGCTGAGGATGAGCAGCCATTGCAGCATCATGCCGGCTACAGCGACGCCGAGCTGCGCTGGCTGATGCAAGAAGAACAAGTGGTGATGCTGGAAGACTTGTTGCTGCGCCGCACCGCGCTGGGCATCTCCGGACAGCTGACGCCGCCGCTGATGGCGGAAATCGCCCATCTGATGGCTGAGGAAATGCAGTGGAGCGATGCCCACCGCCAGCAGCAGCTGGAGATGACGCTCTCACGACTGGCGCGCCTGCACGGCGTTTCCGGGCTACGTTTAGCCTGTCAATCTCAACCCGCAGGAGAAATGCATGTCGGTTAG
- a CDS encoding tautomerase family protein: MPLLQFDLIEGRSESELKTLLDAAHRAVLTAFGVPPRDRYQIVHENKRFQMVFEDTGLGLTRSDNLVMVRVYTSPRSSEQKQHFMAELARELESSSGVRGNDLMISFITNDKGDWSFANGVAQYLTGEL; the protein is encoded by the coding sequence ATGCCCTTACTGCAATTCGATCTGATTGAAGGACGCTCAGAGTCGGAACTGAAAACTTTGCTGGATGCTGCGCACCGCGCGGTTTTAACCGCTTTTGGCGTACCGCCGCGCGATCGCTACCAGATTGTTCATGAGAACAAAAGATTTCAGATGGTGTTTGAAGATACCGGCCTGGGCCTGACGCGCAGCGATAATTTAGTGATGGTGCGCGTCTACACCAGCCCGCGCAGCAGCGAGCAAAAGCAGCATTTTATGGCCGAACTGGCGCGTGAGCTGGAAAGCAGCAGCGGCGTACGCGGCAATGATTTGATGATCAGCTTTATCACCAATGACAAAGGCGACTGGAGCTTTGCTAACGGCGTGGCGCAGTATCTGACCGGCGAGCTGTAA
- a CDS encoding LysR family transcriptional regulator, whose product MTIKTDALWLHLHWLTVLAEQGSFTRAAERLEVSKAAMSQKIKQLEMLAGVPLVQRTTRSVRLTEAGEKLVQELRAPFAEIEQSFYAVRDSSGPLRGLVRITAPVAFARQQLQPHIRDFLRLHPQLRIQLEVTDRLVSLASEGFDLAIRHSNALPETHVAQLLCETHTLLVASPAWLAAHGEPQHPQELSQHDCLYYPRGTEPPRWRFSDPAQPQQETVVNVSGPFATNNSESIRDAALDGLGIAMLPDFSARQALGEGRLRQILPQWRIQGAFARHVWVVRPWAARVPRAVTELSRWLRQRFQAGATQ is encoded by the coding sequence ATGACCATTAAAACTGATGCGCTCTGGCTGCATTTGCACTGGCTGACGGTGCTGGCGGAACAGGGTAGCTTTACGCGCGCGGCGGAGCGGCTTGAAGTAAGCAAAGCGGCGATGAGCCAGAAAATTAAACAGCTGGAGATGCTGGCGGGCGTCCCGCTGGTGCAGCGCACCACGCGCAGCGTACGGCTGACCGAGGCGGGAGAAAAGCTGGTGCAGGAGCTGCGGGCGCCCTTTGCGGAAATCGAACAGAGTTTCTACGCTGTGCGCGACAGCAGCGGGCCGCTGCGCGGGCTGGTGCGCATCACCGCGCCGGTGGCTTTCGCCCGTCAACAGCTGCAGCCGCATATTCGTGATTTTCTACGCCTGCATCCGCAGCTGCGTATCCAGCTGGAGGTGACCGATCGGCTGGTGTCGCTGGCCAGCGAAGGATTCGATCTGGCGATCCGCCACAGCAACGCGCTGCCGGAAACCCATGTCGCCCAGCTTTTATGTGAAACGCATACGCTGCTGGTGGCCTCTCCCGCCTGGCTGGCAGCGCACGGCGAGCCGCAGCATCCGCAGGAGCTGAGTCAGCATGACTGCCTTTATTATCCGCGCGGCACCGAACCGCCGCGCTGGCGCTTTAGCGATCCGGCGCAGCCGCAGCAGGAAACCGTGGTAAATGTCAGCGGCCCGTTTGCTACTAATAACAGCGAATCGATCCGTGATGCGGCGCTGGATGGGCTGGGGATCGCGATGCTACCGGATTTCAGCGCGCGTCAGGCGCTGGGAGAAGGCCGGCTACGGCAGATTTTGCCGCAGTGGCGTATCCAGGGCGCGTTTGCCCGCCATGTTTGGGTTGTGCGTCCGTGGGCGGCGCGCGTGCCGCGTGCGGTGACTGAACTGAGCCGCTGGCTGCGTCAGCGTTTTCAGGCAGGCGCGACGCAATAA